In Brassica rapa cultivar Chiifu-401-42 chromosome A06, CAAS_Brap_v3.01, whole genome shotgun sequence, a single window of DNA contains:
- the LOC103875076 gene encoding plant-specific TFIIB-related protein 2 — MAEIYRRARFKRKKRRGEDYEEDGDGASTVDSKRSLSSKTTSDQKFQRRSLRVTSKEKEERSPKSLRMETCLECKKPTETVIDKCTGDTICTECSLVISHHYIDDSQEWRTFANDDNSDRDPNRVGGPTNTLLKSGGLGTIIDKGRENTSSVSKTNLYELCRAQNLVRNTEDELIEKACREIKRISEGLGLISGVKFRACEIVSKFDGDNSKRLRREKHLNALCAAAVSTACRELKLSRTLKEISLVAGGVDLRDINKASRIIRRLIGSDQDELAAASAAPQVIINTGELVSRFCSKLDISVRETNAIREAVEKAENFDIRRNPKSVLAAVIFMICQLSQTRKRPIREIAVAAEVAESTIKNAANDMYPYASKIIPSWYASEEDINKRLGGTIGSWDAAKLTA; from the exons ATGGCTGAGATTTATAGAAGAGCTCGATTTAAGCGGAAGAAACGCAGAGGTGAAGATTATGAAGAAGATGGCGACGGAGCTTCGACGGTGGATTCAAAACG TAGTCTAAGTTCCAAGACAACTAGTGATCAGAAGTTCCAACGCAGAAGCTTGAGAGTGACTTCCAAAG aaaaagaagaaagaagcccTAAAAGTCTGAGAATGGAGACTTGCTTGGAGTGCAAGAAACCTACTGAAACGGTGATTGACAAATGTACCGGCGACACAATTTGCACAGAGTGTAGCCTCGTCATCTCCCATCACTACATCGACGACAGCCAGGAATGGAGAACATTCGCCAACGACGACAACAGTGACCGAGACCCTAACCGCGTCGGTGGTCCGACCAATACTCTTCTCAAATCCGGAGGTCTCGGCACCATCATCGATAAAGGCAGAGAAAACACTTCCTCTGTCTCCAAGACCAACTTATACGAACTGTGCCGGGCACAGAATCTCGTCAGGAACACAGAAGACGAACTGATCGAGAAAGCGTGCAGAGAAATCAAAAGGATATCAGAAGGTCTAGGTCTAATAAGCGGTGTCAAATTTAGGGCTTGCGAGATCGTGTCTAAATTCGATGGTGACAACAGCAAGAGATTGCGCAGAGAGAAACACTTGAATGCTCTCTGCGCGGCGGCTGTTTCAACGGCTTGTCGTGAGCTGAAACTCTCGAGGACGCTGAAAGAGATCTCTCTGGTGGCTGGTGGTGTGGATTTGAGGGATATAAACAAAGCGAGTAGGATAATAAGGCGTCTTATTGGTTCGGATCAAGACGAGTTGGCTGCCGCATCTGCTGCTCCTCAGGTGATTATCAACACTGGAGAACTTGTTAGCCGGTTCTGTTCCAAACTTGACATAAGTGTAAGAGAGACAAACGCTATTCGAGAAGCCGTTGAAAAAGCTGAGAATTTCGATATCCGGAGAAACCCTAAGTCGGTTCTTGCTGCTGTTATATTCATGATTTGTCAGCTATCTCAGACCAGAAAGAGACCTATTCGAG aaattgCGGTGGCTGCTGAAGTAGCGGAGAGTACCATCAAGAACGCCGCTAATGATATGTACCCTTACGCCTCGAAGATTATACCATCTTGGTATGCTTCTGAAGAAGACATCAACAAGAGGTTAGGAGGTACCATAGGTTCTTGGGATGCTGCAAAACTAACCGCTTAG
- the LOC103875077 gene encoding expansin-A23, whose protein sequence is MNLALAFVVLLAILVSVADAEWDDAHATFYGDINGGETMQGACGYGDLFQEGYGLETAALSTALFNNGKTCGACFELVCANSKWCKPNAGSITVTATNFCPPNYSPPLNTRWCNPPNKHFDLSMKMFVSIAEYSGGIVPVKFRRVKCQKRGGVRFEIKGNPYFIMVLVYNVGGAGDVTSLAIRGNNSPWIPMQRNWGQNWNTGVRLVGQRLSFLVQTSDGMRMTFVDVASENWGFGQTFEASRATLNFH, encoded by the exons atgaaTCTAGCATTGGCCTTTGTGGTGTTACTCGCAATTCTTGTGTCGGTGGCTGACGCTGAGTGGGACGACGCTCACGCTACGTTTTACGGCGACATTAACGGCGGGGAAACCATGC AAGGAGCATGTGGTTACGGAGATCTATTCCAAGAAGGTTATGGGTTAGAGACGGCCGCGCTAAGCACGGCGCTCTTCAACAACGGCAAGACATGCGGCGCTTGTTTCGAGCTCGTATGTGCAAACTCAAAATGGTGCAAACCAAACGCCGGTTCCATCACAGTCACAGCAACTAATTTCTGCCCACCCAATTACTCCCCACCGCTTAATACACGTTGGTGCAACCCTCCAAACAAGCACTTCGATCTATCGATGAAAATGTTCGTTTCCATAGCCGAGTACAGCGGAGGAATAGTTCCTGTGAAGTTCCGGCGAGTGAAGTGTCAGAAGAGAGGTGGTGTGAGGTTTGAGATCAAGGGGAATCCTTATTTCATCATGGTTTTGGTGTATAACGTTGGAGGTGCAGGAGATGTAACTAGTCTGGCTATTAGAGGGAATAATAGTCCATGGATCCCTATGCAGAGGAACTGGGGACAAAACTGGAATACTGGTGTGCGTTTGGTGGGACAAAGACTCTCGTTTTTGGTCCAAACCAGTGATGGTATGCGCATGACGTTCGTTGATGTGGCGTCAGAGAATTGGGGGTTCGGTCAAACTTTTGAAGCAAGTCGAGCAACATTAAACTTTCATTAG
- the LOC108872254 gene encoding LOW QUALITY PROTEIN: UDP-glucose 6-dehydrogenase 2 (The sequence of the model RefSeq protein was modified relative to this genomic sequence to represent the inferred CDS: inserted 2 bases in 1 codon; deleted 2 bases in 2 codons), which produces MQWTAYWKRVIKINDYQKNRFVSSMFSSTVSNKKIEVLGFAFKKDTGDTRETPAXLSMNKFEWDHTLHLQPMSPTTVKQESVSWDAYEASKDAHGICNLTERDEFKNLEKPAFVFAGSNIMDFEKLREIGFIVYSFIGKPLDAWLKDMPAVA; this is translated from the exons ATGCAATGGACTGCGTACTGGAAGCGAGTCATCAAGATCAATGACTACCAGAAGAACCGGTTTGTGTCTTCAATGTTCAGTTCAACCGTGTCGAACAAGAAGATTGAGGTTCTAGGTTTTGCATTCAAGAAAGACACTGGTGACACTAGGGAGACTCCAGC ATTGTCGATGAACAAGTTTGAATGGGACCATACGCTTCATTTGCAGCCAATGAGCCCAACGACGGTGAAACAAGAGAGTGTGAGTTGGGACGCATATGAAGCATCCAAGGACGCGCATGGTATATGTAATCTC ACAGAGAGGGATGAGTTCAAGAACTTGGAGAAACCGGCTTTTGTGTTTGCTGGAAGCAACATTATGGATTTTGAGAAGCTTAGGGAGATTGGTTTCATTGTGTACTCC TTCATTGGTAAGCCACTAGATGCATGGCTCAAGGACATGCCGGCCGTTGCCTAA